One genomic segment of Candidatus Bathyarchaeota archaeon includes these proteins:
- the rpiA gene encoding ribose 5-phosphate isomerase A, whose product MLKEITTHVKAAVSEAISLIKDGNFVGLGSGSTMAYAICELGSLVKKEGLDVKVIPTSFQTKILALENGLNVIDWMQDRRLDLAIDGADQVELNSLNLIKGGGAALTREKIVDSNSKELIIVIDDNKLTESLGHNQPVPIEVIPFGYKAVLKELKYLKGKPKLRESAGKVGPVITDNGNFIIDVTYDSITDPEEMEKKLKLIPGVIETGLFIGITNKVYVGRKNKVEILKK is encoded by the coding sequence ATGTTGAAAGAGATCACAACTCATGTCAAAGCAGCTGTTTCGGAGGCTATTTCATTAATTAAAGACGGTAATTTTGTTGGATTGGGAAGTGGTAGCACAATGGCCTATGCTATTTGCGAACTAGGCTCTTTAGTTAAGAAAGAAGGATTAGATGTTAAAGTAATCCCGACATCATTTCAAACTAAAATACTTGCTCTGGAAAATGGTTTGAATGTAATTGACTGGATGCAAGATAGAAGATTAGATTTGGCCATAGATGGTGCAGACCAAGTTGAGTTAAATAGTCTTAACTTGATTAAAGGAGGGGGTGCTGCTTTAACTAGAGAAAAGATTGTAGATTCTAATTCAAAAGAACTGATAATAGTAATTGATGATAATAAACTAACTGAAAGTCTGGGGCATAATCAACCAGTCCCGATTGAGGTCATTCCATTTGGATACAAAGCTGTATTAAAAGAATTGAAATATTTGAAAGGAAAACCAAAATTACGTGAGTCTGCAGGAAAAGTAGGACCAGTAATAACTGATAACGGTAATTTCATTATTGATGTGACTTATGATTCCATCACTGATCCGGAAGAAATGGAAAAGAAGTTAAAATTAATTCCTGGAGTTATCGAAACTGG
- a CDS encoding nascent polypeptide-associated complex protein, whose translation MAYKALRSIKGIPQGRDAMRMMQRMGMETEEVKGVKEVIIKTEDKTITIEGPNVVAMTMEQQTVFQVIGGNRRDEGPKEEKTEILDNDVNLVAEQAKVGIDEAKSALQETGGDLAQAIILLKQKAKSK comes from the coding sequence ATGGCATATAAAGCATTACGTTCGATTAAGGGAATTCCTCAAGGAAGAGATGCTATGCGTATGATGCAACGCATGGGTATGGAAACAGAAGAGGTAAAAGGTGTAAAAGAAGTCATCATAAAGACAGAGGATAAAACCATTACAATCGAGGGGCCAAATGTTGTAGCTATGACTATGGAGCAGCAAACAGTATTCCAAGTCATAGGTGGAAATAGGAGAGATGAGGGGCCTAAAGAAGAAAAGACAGAGATATTAGATAATGATGTAAACTTAGTTGCTGAGCAGGCTAAAGTCGGTATTGACGAAGCAAAGTCAGCACTGCAAGAAACAGGAGGCGATCTTGCACAAGCAATAATATTACTGAAGCAAAAAGCAAAGTCAAAATGA
- a CDS encoding pseudouridine synthase gives MKKANINELIKLRSLANFQFANRIGETLFPEEIEVTHSRRTGRIREIYLNNELIAVYRPRDGLLSLSLAGARGILEKNKILPFKVVLEDIAVEFVSKGKSLFAKHVIESDINIRPQDEVIIVNKRGELIAVGKATLSGTEMLSFKKGIAARVRSGINQ, from the coding sequence ATGAAAAAGGCTAATATAAATGAACTCATCAAATTGAGAAGTCTTGCAAACTTCCAATTTGCCAATAGAATAGGTGAGACATTGTTCCCTGAAGAAATTGAAGTTACACATTCTAGAAGAACCGGCAGGATAAGAGAAATTTATCTTAATAATGAATTAATAGCTGTATATAGACCTAGAGACGGTCTTCTCAGTCTTAGCCTTGCTGGTGCAAGAGGGATTTTAGAAAAAAATAAGATCCTTCCTTTTAAAGTTGTTTTAGAAGATATTGCTGTTGAATTTGTAAGTAAAGGAAAATCACTATTCGCTAAACATGTAATTGAATCGGATATAAATATCAGACCACAAGACGAGGTTATTATAGTCAATAAAAGAGGAGAATTAATAGCGGTAGGTAAGGCTACTTTAAGCGGTACAGAAATGCTATCTTTCAAGAAGGGAATCGCAGCAAGAGTAAGAAGCGGCATAAATCAATAA